The following coding sequences lie in one Capnocytophaga stomatis genomic window:
- a CDS encoding dicarboxylate/amino acid:cation symporter: MKKSTKIALHWQILIGMLAGGLLALLMLQFSWGKNFVLDYVKPFGNIFIKSLKIIAIPLILASLIKGISDLKDISKFSRIGTRTIVIYMLTTVLAVSIGLTVANIVKPGKMLKEETRIELMENFKSQADRSISIAQKQKEARPLDAIENLVPDNLFLSATDNANMLQIIFCAILFGFAMILIPEEKTKPVKDFFNSLNDIILKIIDLIMKFAPYGVFALIAGLIVEVPNSEVLSALLVYALCVFAGLTILMGMYCILVWTFTKRTPKFFLQKMAPVQLLAFSTSSSSATMPLTMERVEDELGVDEEVASFVVPLGATINMDGTSLYLGIATIFIAQASGMDLSFTAQLGIVVTATLASIGAAGVPGASIAMLVIILEQAGIPEAGLALIFAVDRPLDMMRTVANVTGDACVAMIVGKSVGKLHEVKEKE; encoded by the coding sequence ATGAAAAAAAGTACAAAAATCGCATTACATTGGCAAATTCTTATTGGTATGTTAGCCGGAGGTTTGTTAGCCCTCTTGATGTTACAATTTTCGTGGGGAAAAAATTTCGTGTTGGATTATGTAAAACCTTTCGGAAATATTTTTATTAAGTCATTAAAAATCATAGCAATACCTTTAATTTTGGCTTCTCTTATCAAAGGAATTTCCGATTTAAAAGATATTTCCAAATTCTCCCGAATCGGTACGAGAACAATCGTCATATATATGCTGACAACGGTTTTGGCAGTTTCTATCGGGCTAACAGTGGCAAACATCGTTAAACCGGGAAAAATGCTGAAAGAAGAAACACGTATCGAATTAATGGAAAACTTTAAATCACAAGCAGATAGAAGCATAAGTATCGCTCAAAAACAAAAAGAAGCCCGACCGTTGGACGCCATAGAAAACTTAGTACCGGACAACCTCTTTTTGTCGGCAACGGACAATGCCAATATGCTTCAAATCATTTTCTGTGCGATATTATTCGGATTTGCAATGATTCTAATTCCTGAAGAAAAGACCAAACCCGTAAAAGATTTCTTCAACAGCCTAAACGATATAATACTGAAAATCATCGATTTGATAATGAAATTTGCTCCCTACGGAGTATTTGCCCTCATTGCCGGATTAATCGTGGAAGTACCTAATTCTGAAGTACTTTCTGCCCTGCTCGTTTACGCCCTATGTGTGTTTGCCGGCTTAACAATCTTGATGGGAATGTATTGTATTTTAGTGTGGACTTTCACTAAAAGAACCCCGAAATTCTTCTTGCAAAAGATGGCTCCCGTTCAGCTTTTAGCTTTTTCAACAAGCTCAAGTTCAGCAACAATGCCTCTAACGATGGAACGTGTGGAAGATGAATTAGGTGTAGATGAGGAAGTTGCGAGTTTTGTAGTTCCTTTAGGGGCAACTATAAATATGGACGGAACAAGCCTATATCTTGGAATTGCAACTATTTTCATTGCTCAAGCCTCTGGAATGGATTTGAGTTTCACGGCTCAGCTTGGAATTGTTGTCACTGCAACATTGGCTTCTATCGGGGCGGCTGGCGTTCCTGGTGCCAGTATTGCTATGCTTGTGATTATTTTGGAACAAGCTGGCATTCCTGAAGCAGGCTTGGCATTAATTTTCGCTGTTGACCGTCCGTTGGATATGATGCGAACTGTCGCAAATGTTACGGGAGATGCCTGTGTTGCAATGATTGTAGGAAAATCCGTAGGAAAACTGCACGAGGTAAAAGAAAAAGAATAA
- a CDS encoding DUF294 nucleotidyltransferase-like domain-containing protein — translation MRNTISRRVCDFLKKYPPFDIIDENKLLNLSKEVVVIYLEKGKILFKEHEDAHEFLYIVKEGAIEMRQTVNDNSEMVDICDEGDVFGVRPMITNTPYLMTAVAQEESIIYGIPANEFRPLIENDTKIGLYLIEIFASKTRNPYSVDYTKFLYQNFDRNMLQKDFFELQPAVYVRKVVRTNPEENIQQAAFLMTEKRVSSIVIVDSEKKPLGIVTDKDLRKQIATGCFSLDMKVSQVMSSPVKTYPKKMTIAQAQFEMIKNNINHLIITEDGTDKTSVCGIMTQHDIETVKGDSIPELMKAVKRSKKSKHLKRIRKQSLNLLKGYVLQNIPLGLITDSFHQLFEAIISKAIEICIKRMPTPPPVRFAWVSLGSHARKEQFLVTDQDNAIVFENVTEENYEKTQQYFLQLADKINTMLNKIGYDYCPADMMARNPNWCLSLEKWEEQFQKWISDANDADLLMFSIFYDMAFSFGEPTLVEKLSEKVFELTQSNERFMALLAKSALENPSPLGFFRNFIVEHDGKYKDQFDLKARALTTISDSARLLSLSYKIKGVTNTSERFEKLAELEPQNKDIYLASAYAAKALLKFRIKSGLKNDNSGRYLDLNSLSKEEKTKLKRCFKAIAGVQELIKLRFKVSLTYV, via the coding sequence ATGAGAAATACTATCTCTCGAAGAGTTTGCGATTTTTTAAAAAAATATCCTCCTTTTGATATTATTGACGAAAACAAATTACTCAATTTATCGAAAGAAGTTGTTGTCATTTACTTAGAAAAAGGAAAAATTCTTTTCAAAGAACACGAAGACGCTCACGAGTTTCTGTACATCGTTAAGGAAGGAGCGATTGAGATGAGACAAACGGTAAATGATAATTCCGAAATGGTAGATATTTGCGATGAAGGTGATGTTTTCGGGGTCAGACCTATGATTACAAACACACCTTATTTGATGACTGCCGTTGCTCAGGAAGAATCCATCATTTACGGAATTCCAGCAAATGAATTTCGTCCACTTATTGAAAATGATACAAAAATAGGACTATACTTAATTGAAATTTTTGCTTCAAAAACAAGAAATCCGTATTCGGTTGATTACACAAAATTTTTGTATCAGAATTTTGACCGAAATATGCTTCAAAAGGATTTTTTTGAGCTACAACCAGCAGTTTATGTTCGTAAAGTAGTGAGAACCAATCCAGAAGAAAATATTCAACAAGCAGCGTTTCTGATGACCGAGAAGCGTGTTAGTAGCATCGTCATAGTTGATTCGGAAAAGAAACCTTTAGGCATTGTTACCGACAAAGATTTGCGAAAACAAATTGCAACAGGCTGTTTTTCATTAGATATGAAAGTGTCGCAAGTGATGAGTAGTCCCGTTAAAACTTATCCCAAAAAAATGACGATAGCCCAAGCCCAATTTGAAATGATTAAAAACAATATTAATCACCTGATAATCACGGAAGACGGGACAGACAAAACCTCTGTTTGTGGCATAATGACGCAACACGATATTGAAACGGTAAAAGGCGATAGTATCCCAGAATTGATGAAAGCCGTGAAGCGTTCAAAAAAATCAAAACACTTAAAACGCATCCGAAAGCAATCACTTAACTTATTGAAAGGATACGTATTACAAAATATTCCTTTAGGATTAATTACTGATTCATTTCATCAGCTGTTTGAAGCTATCATTTCCAAAGCTATTGAAATATGCATCAAGCGAATGCCCACTCCCCCACCCGTTCGGTTTGCTTGGGTTAGTTTGGGTAGCCACGCCCGAAAAGAGCAATTCTTAGTAACCGACCAAGATAATGCAATTGTTTTTGAGAATGTTACAGAAGAAAATTATGAAAAAACACAGCAATATTTTCTGCAATTAGCCGACAAAATCAACACAATGCTGAATAAAATTGGGTACGATTACTGCCCTGCGGATATGATGGCAAGAAATCCTAATTGGTGTTTGAGTTTGGAAAAATGGGAAGAGCAGTTCCAAAAATGGATTTCTGATGCAAACGACGCTGATCTTCTGATGTTTTCTATCTTTTACGATATGGCTTTTTCTTTTGGAGAGCCTACTTTGGTAGAAAAACTAAGTGAAAAAGTATTTGAACTCACACAAAGCAACGAACGTTTTATGGCTTTGCTTGCTAAAAGTGCGTTGGAAAATCCTTCTCCCCTCGGATTCTTCAGAAATTTTATCGTTGAACACGATGGAAAATACAAAGACCAATTTGATTTGAAAGCCAGAGCTCTGACAACAATCAGTGATAGTGCAAGATTACTTTCTCTTTCTTACAAAATTAAAGGAGTTACGAATACTTCCGAACGATTTGAGAAATTAGCAGAACTTGAACCTCAAAATAAGGATATTTATTTGGCAAGTGCTTACGCAGCAAAAGCACTTTTAAAGTTCCGCATAAAAAGTGGCTTGAAAAATGACAACAGCGGTAGATATCTTGATCTCAATAGTTTAAGTAAAGAAGAAAAAACAAAATTAAAACGTTGTTTCAAAGCTATTGCGGGAGTGCAGGAATTGATAAAACTAAGATTTAAAGTAAGCCTTACCTACGTTTAA
- a CDS encoding AMP-binding protein: protein MDKIDYTFVDRHLKINGFSVDREDLVVLAMEYIKDGEPYRKSIGNFLLNWLDDNDYIEAVTSGSTGIPKVIRLKKQHMVNSALATGKYLNLSPKNTALLCLPADFIAGKMMIIRSIVLGLHLDIIQPSSMPLALTNKDYDFTAMIPLQASKSLYDLHRVKKLILGGAAVDNELEAKLQNVSTEVYSSYGMTETISHIAMRHVNHTKSHEESYKALPDVTFHQDERKCLIINAPQISDHEIITNDIVKLISDTEFVWLGRLDNVINSGGFKVFPESVERKIKKYIKNNYFLVGEEDEQLGQRAVLYVEGSEEDYPNLAHDLYMDKEILKYEVPRAIYFMPKFELTGNGKIQRKETIKKYKG from the coding sequence ATGGATAAAATAGATTATACTTTTGTAGATAGACATTTGAAAATCAATGGTTTTTCTGTTGATAGAGAGGATTTGGTAGTTTTGGCTATGGAATACATCAAAGATGGAGAGCCTTACCGAAAGTCTATCGGAAATTTTTTGTTGAATTGGCTTGATGATAATGATTATATTGAGGCAGTTACCTCAGGTTCAACAGGAATTCCCAAAGTAATTCGTTTGAAAAAGCAACATATGGTAAATTCGGCTTTGGCTACGGGAAAATACCTGAATTTATCACCTAAAAACACGGCTTTGTTGTGTTTGCCAGCTGATTTTATCGCAGGAAAAATGATGATAATTCGTTCTATTGTATTAGGATTGCATTTGGATATTATTCAGCCTTCATCGATGCCATTGGCTTTAACGAATAAAGATTATGATTTTACTGCAATGATTCCGTTACAAGCCTCAAAATCGCTGTACGATTTGCACCGCGTAAAAAAATTAATTCTTGGAGGTGCTGCAGTTGATAATGAATTGGAAGCCAAGCTACAGAATGTTTCAACAGAAGTTTATTCTTCTTACGGAATGACGGAAACTATCTCGCACATTGCAATGCGACACGTTAACCACACGAAATCCCACGAAGAAAGTTACAAAGCTCTTCCGGATGTAACATTTCATCAAGACGAGAGAAAATGTTTGATTATAAATGCTCCTCAAATATCTGACCACGAGATTATTACAAATGATATTGTCAAATTAATTTCAGACACTGAATTTGTTTGGTTAGGGCGTTTGGATAATGTAATTAATTCGGGAGGATTTAAGGTGTTCCCTGAAAGTGTTGAACGCAAAATCAAGAAATATATTAAGAATAATTATTTCCTTGTAGGTGAGGAAGATGAGCAACTCGGGCAAAGAGCTGTGCTTTACGTAGAAGGAAGCGAGGAAGATTATCCGAATTTGGCTCACGATTTGTATATGGATAAGGAAATCCTGAAGTATGAAGTTCCCAGAGCCATTTATTTTATGCCTAAGTTTGAACTCACTGGCAACGGAAAAATTCAACGTAAAGAAACCATAAAAAAATACAAAGGATAG
- a CDS encoding ABC transporter ATP-binding protein, producing the protein MSPYLKKFIPYILPYKKYAFLNVFFNILYALFSAISFVALIPMLDILFGKDAQKITEEPVFSGKVSDLVSYGKNLLNYRISNIVGEDSVSALTIVIALVIVLFLLKNAFNYIAVFFITHLRNGVLKDLRNALYKKITNLPLSYFSEQRKGDIIARVAGDVGEVQHSFLSILELIIREPLTIIFSIVMMLGISVKLTIFTFIFIPVSGWIISKIGKSLKKQSTKVQQEQGRFLSLIEETVGGLRVVKAFNAEKVFQNKFEDSTSRFFKLANNLANRQNLASPMSEFLGILMIAVLLWFGGTMVLVDKTLDGAAFIAFMGLAYNILTPAKAISKASYDLKRGNAAAERVFEVLEYESPIQEKNNAVDIQEFKSSIVLKNITFGYDDKEVLTDFSLEIPKGKTIALVGQSGSGKSTIANLITRFYDVSEGSIEIDGVNVKDLKISSLRRLIGVVSQDSILFNDTVKNNLLIGKQNANEQEILEATKVANAYEFIKDLPEQFDTNIGDSGGKLSGGQKQRLSIARAVLKNPPIMILDEATSALDTESERLVQNALENMMKNRTSIVIAHRLSTIQKADLIVVMQKGRIVEQGTHNELLQRQGMYKKLVEMQSFES; encoded by the coding sequence ATGAGTCCGTATTTAAAGAAATTTATACCTTACATACTTCCTTATAAGAAATACGCTTTTCTGAATGTTTTTTTTAATATTTTGTACGCACTTTTTAGTGCTATTTCATTCGTGGCACTTATCCCGATGTTGGATATTTTATTTGGAAAAGACGCCCAAAAAATAACCGAAGAACCTGTTTTTTCAGGCAAAGTTTCGGATTTGGTAAGTTATGGTAAAAATTTGCTAAATTACAGAATATCAAATATTGTAGGAGAAGATTCTGTTTCTGCTTTAACCATTGTTATTGCCCTTGTAATTGTACTTTTCTTGCTTAAAAACGCATTCAATTATATTGCAGTGTTTTTCATCACACATCTGCGTAACGGCGTACTAAAGGATTTGCGAAATGCACTTTACAAAAAAATAACAAATTTGCCACTTTCTTACTTTTCCGAGCAACGAAAAGGTGATATAATCGCACGTGTGGCGGGTGATGTAGGGGAGGTGCAACATTCTTTTCTTTCGATATTGGAACTAATTATCAGAGAGCCTCTTACAATTATTTTTTCGATTGTTATGATGCTGGGAATCAGTGTGAAATTAACAATTTTCACTTTTATTTTTATTCCGGTATCAGGCTGGATTATTTCTAAAATTGGGAAATCCTTAAAAAAGCAATCCACCAAAGTACAGCAAGAACAAGGACGATTTTTATCTCTCATAGAAGAAACCGTTGGCGGACTGCGAGTTGTGAAGGCTTTCAATGCTGAAAAAGTTTTTCAGAATAAATTTGAGGATTCTACTTCACGCTTTTTTAAATTGGCTAATAACTTGGCGAATAGACAGAATTTAGCCTCACCAATGAGTGAATTTCTTGGTATCCTGATGATTGCTGTTTTGTTGTGGTTTGGAGGAACTATGGTTTTGGTTGACAAAACCTTGGACGGAGCTGCTTTTATTGCCTTTATGGGGTTGGCTTACAATATTTTAACTCCGGCAAAGGCAATTAGTAAAGCTTCTTATGATTTGAAAAGAGGAAATGCCGCCGCCGAACGTGTATTTGAGGTTTTGGAATACGAAAGCCCAATTCAGGAAAAAAATAATGCTGTTGATATACAGGAATTTAAATCTTCGATTGTATTGAAAAATATTACATTCGGTTATGATGATAAGGAGGTTTTAACTGATTTTTCTTTAGAAATTCCAAAAGGAAAAACAATTGCTTTAGTAGGGCAGTCAGGAAGTGGAAAGAGTACTATTGCCAATTTAATTACACGCTTTTATGATGTAAGTGAAGGGAGTATTGAAATTGACGGTGTTAATGTTAAAGATTTAAAAATAAGCTCATTACGTCGTTTGATAGGAGTGGTTTCGCAGGATTCAATATTGTTCAATGACACTGTTAAAAATAACTTACTTATTGGAAAGCAGAACGCAAATGAGCAAGAAATTTTAGAAGCTACTAAAGTGGCGAATGCTTATGAATTTATTAAAGATTTGCCAGAACAGTTCGATACAAATATCGGAGATTCAGGAGGTAAGCTAAGTGGAGGACAAAAACAACGATTGAGCATTGCCCGTGCGGTTTTGAAGAATCCACCAATTATGATTTTGGATGAAGCAACTTCTGCACTTGATACCGAAAGCGAGCGTTTGGTACAAAATGCGTTGGAAAATATGATGAAAAATAGAACTTCCATTGTAATTGCTCACCGTCTTTCAACCATTCAAAAAGCTGATTTGATAGTAGTTATGCAAAAAGGACGCATAGTGGAACAAGGTACGCACAATGAGCTTTTACAAAGGCAAGGTATGTACAAAAAATTAGTTGAAATGCAATCTTTTGAATCATAA
- a CDS encoding CidA/LrgA family protein, whose protein sequence is MLVRYCAIIFGCLALGELFIFLTKIQFPSSIIGMFFLTFFLQMGWIKLHWVKAISDLLLANLGLFFVPPGVAILVHFDLIAANFWSIAVTVIITTIIVIVVTGHSYQFLRKKIKK, encoded by the coding sequence ATGTTAGTTAGGTATTGTGCCATCATTTTCGGTTGTTTAGCCTTGGGAGAGCTATTTATTTTTCTTACCAAAATACAATTTCCCTCAAGCATCATTGGTATGTTCTTTTTGACTTTTTTTCTGCAAATGGGATGGATTAAATTACATTGGGTTAAAGCCATTTCGGACTTATTATTAGCCAATTTAGGGCTTTTTTTCGTTCCTCCCGGCGTAGCTATTTTGGTGCATTTTGACCTGATAGCTGCCAATTTTTGGTCAATTGCTGTTACCGTTATTATTACTACAATTATAGTAATTGTTGTCACAGGACATAGTTATCAATTTTTACGAAAGAAGATAAAAAAATAA
- a CDS encoding ABC transporter ATP-binding protein, whose amino-acid sequence MSLLEIRNIKRDFKLGSEVLHVLKGIFLSIEKGEYVALMGPSGSGKSTLMNILGCLDTPTSGEYILNGRDVSKLSDGELADIRNKEIGFVFQTFNLMPRTTALDNVALPMIYAGIGKDKRRERAKEVLELVGLGDRMMHKPNELSGGQRQRVAVARALVNHPSIILADEPTGNLDSKTSYEIMALFDEIHQKGNTVILVTHEEDIAQHAHRIIRLRDGLIDSDFRKK is encoded by the coding sequence ATGAGTTTATTAGAGATTAGAAATATCAAACGTGATTTTAAATTAGGGAGCGAAGTTTTGCACGTGTTAAAAGGCATCTTTTTGTCAATTGAAAAAGGTGAATATGTGGCACTTATGGGACCTTCGGGCTCGGGAAAATCAACTTTGATGAATATTTTAGGTTGTTTGGACACGCCAACCTCAGGGGAATATATTCTTAATGGAAGAGATGTTAGCAAACTTTCCGATGGAGAACTTGCTGATATTCGTAACAAGGAAATTGGATTTGTTTTTCAGACGTTCAATCTGATGCCCAGAACTACTGCACTCGATAACGTAGCTCTGCCGATGATTTATGCGGGAATAGGAAAAGATAAGCGACGAGAGCGAGCCAAAGAAGTGCTTGAACTTGTGGGACTTGGAGATAGAATGATGCATAAACCTAATGAATTATCGGGCGGACAAAGGCAAAGGGTGGCTGTGGCAAGGGCTTTGGTGAATCATCCTTCCATTATTTTAGCAGATGAGCCTACCGGAAATTTGGACTCGAAAACTTCGTACGAAATTATGGCACTTTTTGATGAAATTCACCAAAAAGGAAATACAGTTATTTTGGTAACACACGAGGAAGATATTGCTCAGCACGCACATCGTATCATTCGTTTGCGTGACGGATTGATAGACAGTGATTTCAGAAAAAAATGA
- a CDS encoding RNA polymerase sigma factor gives MEEKELITLLQDSKTRSKAFEFLVDTYQRKLYWHIRKMVISHDDADDVLQETFIKIFRNIDKFRGESSLFSWIYRIATNQALDFLKKKANERNCSIEDLQYSRSMHLEADVYFEGDEIQIKFQKAIATLPEKQQLVFNMKYFEELKYEQISEILDTSVGALKASYHHAVQKIKNYLETH, from the coding sequence TTGGAAGAAAAAGAACTCATAACGCTGCTTCAAGATTCAAAAACACGTTCAAAAGCCTTTGAATTTCTGGTAGATACATACCAAAGGAAACTTTATTGGCATATCCGAAAAATGGTCATCTCGCACGACGATGCCGATGATGTGTTACAAGAAACTTTTATTAAAATTTTTCGCAATATTGATAAATTCAGAGGTGAAAGTTCTTTATTTTCGTGGATTTACCGAATAGCTACAAACCAAGCTCTTGATTTTTTGAAGAAAAAAGCCAACGAACGAAATTGTTCTATCGAAGATTTGCAATATAGCAGAAGTATGCACTTGGAGGCTGATGTTTATTTTGAAGGAGATGAAATTCAGATTAAATTTCAGAAAGCAATTGCAACACTTCCTGAAAAACAGCAACTTGTGTTCAATATGAAGTATTTTGAAGAATTGAAATACGAACAAATATCTGAAATATTAGATACTTCGGTAGGAGCCTTGAAAGCATCATACCACCACGCCGTTCAGAAAATTAAAAATTATTTGGAAACGCATTAA
- a CDS encoding branched-chain amino acid aminotransferase, with product MENLDFNLTIEKIKESRINQVDFSKLAFGQTFSDHMFVCHYKNGQWQQPQIKPYAPISLEPSASVFHYGQAIFEGMKAYKDDNDDIFLFRPEENYKRMNKSAVRLAIPEFPEKWFDEGLKTLLKIDKDWIKKGVGNSLYVRPFIIGTSTGIMASPSKEYIFFIITSPVQAYYGGDVKVKIADYYSRAANGGFGAAKAAGNYAGQFYPTQLAIQEGYQQIIWTDDTTHEFLEEAGMMNLFFRIDNKLITCPTSDRILDGVTRKSVLAIAEKLGIETEVRPIKVQELLSAAEKGTLQEIFGSGTAAVISPISGFGYKEKDYVVNRPADLYASKIKEAILNIQYNKSEDSFGWRVKVV from the coding sequence ATGGAAAATTTGGATTTCAATTTAACTATCGAAAAAATAAAAGAAAGCCGTATCAACCAAGTAGATTTCTCGAAATTGGCTTTTGGGCAAACTTTTTCTGACCATATGTTTGTATGTCATTACAAAAACGGACAGTGGCAACAACCTCAAATTAAGCCATATGCACCGATTTCTTTGGAGCCTTCCGCAAGTGTTTTTCATTATGGACAGGCGATTTTTGAAGGAATGAAAGCATATAAAGACGATAATGACGACATTTTCCTCTTCCGTCCGGAAGAAAACTACAAACGTATGAACAAATCGGCTGTGCGTTTGGCTATTCCTGAATTTCCTGAAAAATGGTTTGATGAAGGGCTGAAAACTCTTTTAAAAATTGATAAGGATTGGATTAAAAAAGGAGTTGGAAATTCGTTATATGTTCGTCCTTTTATTATTGGAACTTCAACCGGAATAATGGCTTCTCCTTCAAAGGAATACATATTTTTCATTATTACTTCTCCCGTGCAAGCCTATTACGGAGGCGATGTAAAAGTAAAAATTGCGGACTATTACAGCCGTGCTGCCAATGGAGGTTTCGGGGCGGCAAAAGCAGCAGGAAACTATGCAGGACAGTTTTATCCTACACAATTGGCAATTCAAGAAGGATATCAGCAAATCATTTGGACGGATGATACAACTCACGAGTTTTTGGAAGAAGCCGGAATGATGAATCTTTTCTTCCGAATTGATAATAAGCTAATTACTTGCCCTACCAGCGACCGTATTTTAGATGGTGTTACGCGTAAAAGTGTGCTTGCTATCGCGGAAAAATTAGGCATAGAAACGGAAGTTCGTCCTATAAAAGTTCAGGAATTGTTATCAGCCGCTGAAAAAGGCACGCTTCAGGAAATATTCGGAAGTGGAACTGCTGCTGTTATCAGTCCAATTTCAGGATTTGGTTATAAAGAGAAGGATTATGTAGTTAATCGTCCTGCTGACCTATATGCCTCAAAAATCAAAGAAGCTATCTTAAATATCCAATACAACAAATCGGAAGATTCTTTTGGCTGGAGAGTGAAGGTTGTTTAA
- a CDS encoding LrgB family protein has protein sequence MNSFLENPLLLLGLTFAVYYLTQMLQKKYKSALLSPVLVTTAVLIGYLSIFNISHSKYEEAGVFIEFWLKPSIVALGVPLYLQISKIKKQLIPLLVCQFIGSLAGIFSVCLVAKLFGADKEIILSLVPKSVTTPIAIEISEVIGGITPLTVASVIITGVLGSVFGFKILDFFRVKSPMGRGIAIGTASHGLGVMAAFGLSEKHAVYASLGMILNGVFTAILAPPIIQLIEPWL, from the coding sequence ATGAATTCATTTTTAGAAAATCCTTTACTGCTATTAGGGCTTACTTTTGCTGTTTATTACCTAACTCAAATGCTTCAAAAGAAGTACAAATCTGCTTTATTAAGTCCGGTTTTGGTGACAACTGCTGTTCTTATTGGATATTTATCTATTTTTAATATCTCTCATAGCAAATACGAAGAAGCTGGAGTTTTTATCGAATTCTGGTTGAAACCTTCTATTGTTGCACTTGGCGTGCCACTATACTTACAGATTTCAAAAATCAAAAAGCAATTGATTCCGTTGCTTGTTTGTCAATTTATTGGCAGTTTGGCTGGGATTTTTTCAGTATGTTTAGTAGCAAAATTATTTGGAGCAGACAAAGAAATCATATTGTCATTGGTTCCCAAATCAGTAACAACCCCCATTGCAATTGAAATTTCAGAAGTAATTGGAGGAATCACTCCTCTTACGGTGGCTTCCGTGATAATCACTGGAGTACTTGGAAGCGTTTTCGGATTCAAAATCCTTGATTTTTTCAGAGTCAAAAGCCCTATGGGCAGAGGAATTGCTATCGGAACCGCTTCCCACGGATTGGGCGTAATGGCAGCCTTCGGGCTTAGTGAAAAACACGCCGTTTATGCCAGTTTAGGAATGATACTTAATGGTGTATTTACCGCTATCTTAGCACCTCCAATAATTCAATTAATTGAACCTTGGCTATAA